The Flavobacterium praedii genome window below encodes:
- a CDS encoding GNAT family N-acetyltransferase has protein sequence MTIIIDNTLKLELINENHAQPIFEMVDANRTHLRPWLPFVDRMQTVEFAQNFVNGTMQRNKDGNEYAFVIVENSIVIGRIGVYKIDGQNKIGEIGYWIIEGFQGKGSVTKSCKAIIDFCFSELQLNRIEIKCGTENFKSKTIPEKLNFTKEGVIRQGELLYDTFIDLNLYSILKSDFV, from the coding sequence ATGACAATTATCATCGATAATACCTTAAAACTTGAATTGATTAACGAAAATCATGCACAACCCATTTTTGAAATGGTTGACGCTAACAGAACTCATTTGCGTCCTTGGTTGCCTTTCGTTGACCGAATGCAAACTGTTGAATTTGCTCAAAATTTTGTAAATGGAACGATGCAAAGAAATAAAGACGGAAACGAATATGCTTTTGTAATTGTTGAAAATTCAATTGTAATTGGCCGAATAGGCGTGTATAAAATAGACGGTCAAAACAAAATTGGAGAAATTGGATATTGGATTATTGAAGGATTTCAAGGAAAAGGTAGTGTGACCAAATCCTGCAAGGCGATTATTGATTTTTGTTTTTCGGAATTGCAATTAAATAGAATCGAAATTAAATGCGGAACCGAAAATTTCAAAAGTAAAACCATTCCCGAAAAATTAAACTTTACCAAAGAAGGAGTGATTCGACAAGGTGAATTGCTGTATGATACCTTTATTGATTTGAATTTGTACTCGATTTTAAAATCGGATTTTGTTTAA